GCATTCACCCCAAAAATTGTCGAAAACATCCGTCCAGCCATCTACGAAATCGCAGACAATTTGTTGGATAAAGTCCAGAACCGTGGTGAGTTGGACTTGGTTGAGGAGTTTGCTTTCCCTCTGCCAACTAAGGTAGTTGCGATTATGCTCGGTGCTGATCCCGAAGATTTGCCGTTGTTCCGTGAATGGGCACTTGCCATGCAGCATGCCAGCGCCTCCCGTTTGAAACCACCACCAGAAGTCTACGAACGTGCAAACGAGGCTGCCCAAGCATTCGTGGATTATTTCACCCCTCTCATCACAGAACGACGTGCCAATCCGCGCGAGGATCTGATCTCGGCTTTAGTCAAGGCTGCTGATGAGGGCGACAAACTGAGCGACTTTGAGATCGTCGCCACTTGTACGCACCTGTTGACCGCAGGACACGAGACTACAATTAACCTCATTGCCAAGGGCGCACTGGCGTTACTGTATCATCCAGAAGTACTCAAAAAGTTACGCTCGCACCCCGAACTGATCCCTGGGGCAATCGAAGAGTTCGTCCGCTACGACACCCCAATCCAGATGGTGACACGCTGGGCTTATGAAGACGTTGAGGTCGGCGGCAAGTTAATCCGGCGTGGGGATAGCGTAGGAGTCATGCTTGGTTCAGCTAACCGAGATCCCGCCCAATTCAAGAACCCCGATGTTCTGGATATACAGCGGCAAGATAACAAACACAGTGCCTATGGCGGCGGTATCCATTACTGCCTTGGTTCGACGCTAGCCCGTGCCGAGGGTCAAATTGCCATAAATGTCCTGCTCAACCGTTTGCCTGACCTTCGTTTGGCACAAGAAAACATTGAGTGGGCAAACAACATCGTGTTTCATGGTCCTAATCACCTACAGGTTGCTTTTAGAAAACCTGCGATCGCTTGATTTAAGGAGGGGGGAACAATTGAAAATTCAAAATTCAAAAATATTGCTTTTAAGTCTTGATTTTTCCACACAAATGTGTATCTATGCTAGTTCCCCACTCCAAAATATTTTTGCAAACAAGGCGCAAATAACATGAGTCTTATACAAGGTTTGACAAAAGCTATTGTCTATGTAAAGGACATAGACAAACAGGTAAACTTTTACCGCGACCAGTTGGGGCTTGAGGTTAAATCCTTCAAAAGTATAGAAGGACGCAACGACAAACAGTGGGTAGAGTTTGCAACTGGCGAATGCACCTTAGTGTTGCACGGTAATTTAGAGACACAACATGGTAAGGATAGACCCAAGCTAGCGTTTCACGTTGATGATTTTGAAACCGCATACCATACGCTAACTGAACGTGGCGTTCAACTCAGCCCTGTTCGTTCCCCCTCGCCTGGTTTAAAAATTGCTGAAGGTCTTGATCCAGAAGGTAATCCGTTCACCATTGATTGTCAGGAATAAGGCACTCAAAATTCCACCACTAGAAGCGGTGACATCATACTAATTTCACTTTAATTGTTTGCAATATTGCAATATTAAGGAGCAAAATGATTGGACAGCATTCAACAGAGCCTGAGAAGAAAACTTGCCCTCATCTAGGAGAAGCTTACCAACCCTTTGTCAACCCACAACTTGAAGATCCCTATTCATTTTATAAGCGTGCAAGAGTTGAGGAGCCGTTATTTTACAGTCCATTGTTAAACGGCTATGTTGCCACGCGTTATGATGACATCCTAACTATACTGAAAGACCCAGCACGCTTTTCTTCGGCGGATACTCTCAGCCCGATTGTTGAATTTACCCCAGAGGTATTCCAAGTGCTGCGTCAAGGGTTTCCCTTGGTACGCGATTTGGTTAATAGCGATGGCGAAGAACACAAACGCTTACGCGCTCCTTTTATGAAAGTGTTTGCACCAGAGCGCCTTGAGGCGATGGAAGATTCCATTCGCGCTATTGCTAATAAGTTGGTAGACAATTTTGTCAATGATGGTCAGGCAGACATCATATCGCAATTTGCTTATCCGTTACCTCTTGAAGCCATCCTCACTATGTACGGTATCCCGTTAGACAGGATGGCAGAACTCAAGCAGTGGTGTTATGACATGAATGCTTTGATATCGTCGCCGCTGACGCCAGAAGAGCAGGTGCAATGTGCTCGCAGCATGGTGGCGATGCAGCATTTCGTTGCAGGTTTAATCGAGGGACGACGGAATGCACCTCGCAACGATTTGATCAGCAATGTAATCACCTCTGACCTGAATATGCCAGAGTTGGTGAGAATTTTAGTGGGGTTAATACAAGCCGGACATAAAACGAGTTCTCATTTGATTGGGAATGCCTTAAAACACCTGTTGGAGCGTCCCCAATTATGGCAAGCTATTTGTGATGACCCATCGCTCATTCCTGCTGCTTTGGAAGAAGTACTCAGGTATGATGCTCCTGTCCCAGCAATGAGTCGCACAACCACCCAAGATCTAGAACTGGCGGGAGTTCAACTACCCAAAGGCACTCGCATCTTTTTGATGTATGCTTCCGCTAACCGTGATGAAACTAAGTACAGTGATAGCGATCGCTATGATATAGAACGTTTCAAACAAGCACAAGCTAACCATCTCGCATTTGGTCATGGAGTTCATCACTGTATTGGTTCAAACTTAGCCCGTCGGGAAGCACGAATCGCTCTGGAAATATTGTCTTCAAGGCTGACAAATCTGCGACTGCGCCCAAACCAAGAATTAACCCATGTCCCAACAATGATATTCCGTGGTTTTACAGACCTATTTGTGGAGTGGGATATCCCCCAAAAAGGTTAAGCCTTTCGCGTGCATACTTTCAAAGGTTCACCACTATAAACAAATATCAATAACAAGGAGTAAACTGTCATGAGTCAACCCCCTATGCTACAACATGGTTCCACTGGCGCAGATGTCGAACGCTTACAACGCGACTTATCCCAACTGGGATATCAAGTTGGAGTTGACGGCATATTCGGTGAAGCTACCGCAAACGCCGTCAAAAAATTCCAACAAGACCATAACTTAACTGTGGATGGAATAGTTGGACCCCAAACAGGCAGACAGTTAGGCGCTGCTTTGGCTTAATTTAAATGCCATAAATAATGCAGGTTGATGACCTCAACCTGCGTTATTTTAAGAAATTTTAACCATCAATAAATTTGTCATATTATGCAAACTTAAAAAGCCGAGTATTAGTTTAATAAAAAATCAAACCTATGAATAACGCAAGAATACAATCTCAACCAAAAAGTACAACTAATATCTTCCAAGATAAGAATTTTTACATAGTCAATTTTGTGACGCTGATGGGAATTTTAGGGGGAACCCTTTTTAACCCCGCGCTGCCAACGATACAACAATTTTTCCAAGTTACAACTGATCAAGTTTCATGGACAGCGACAATTTTCCAGTTGCCTGGTGCCATTATTACTCCGATATTTGGAATTTTAGCTGACGTTTTAGGCAGAAAGCAAGTCCTAATTCCTTCGCTGCTAGTGTTTGCCCTTGGTGCTGGGTTAAGCGGCTGGACATCTAATTTCACGGCACATTTGGGAGGACGACTTTTACAAGGTGTTGGTGCTGCTAGCTTAGAACCGCTACAACTTACCGTTATCGGTGACCTTTATCGCGGGAGAACGCTAGGTACTGCGATGGCACTTAATGCCGGTTTGATTGGTATGAGTGGGGCGCTTTTTCCTCTGATTGGTGGAGTATTAGGCGGGTTTGGCTGGCGATATACGTTTTTACCAGGGTTGCTTGCCATTCCAGTTGCGTTTTTGGTACTCGTGACACTAAGATTACCAAGGCGACCGCAGAACGCAGAAAAGTTTGAGTTAAAATCTTATCTACAAAGTACCTGGAGCAGCATAAACAATCGTCACGTACTAGGGCTGTTGTTCGCGGTCATGTCTCTGTTCTTACTGCAAACTTTATGTTTAACCTTTATCCCATTCTTGGCGGTAAACAAGTTCCGTACATCAGAGGCGATAAATGGCATCCTCCTGACGAGTATGTCAATTGCGCTAGCGGTTTTTGCTGCTCAATTGGGACGTTTGACTCAGAATTTGTCGGAAATCAAACTCATCAAACTTTCTTTTATTCTCTTTGCAATTGCCTTGCTAATTCTCCCGATTATTCCTAATTTTTGGTTGCTATTCATCCCGCTTTTGTTACTCGGTGCAGCTCAAGGTATCGCCCTTCCATCATCCCAAGCACTCTTAGCAGGGCTTTCTGTACAAGAATCTCGGGCTGGATTTATGGCGGTAAATACCTCAATTATGTCGTGGGGGCAGACACTTGGTCCTTTTTTAGGAAGCATTGCTGTTAGGTTTTGGGGAATACAATCAGTCTTTTATACGAGCGCCATTTTTTCTTTGATTTCATTTGCTGTCTTCAATTATTTCTTAACGACTAAAGTATTCGATTTCACAGCCAAAACCATACACTTACAGGTTCCACCAGTTCGCAATGAACAATCAATTTCGTCTTCGCCATTCCCTGCGTCTCCTGCAATCGTACAAAAGCCCATTGCACAGCTACTCCATCTGGAAACTGACAGGGTGATTGAATTACCGGAAGATTTTCAGGTTATTAATATCGGCAAGTCCAGCGATCGCATTAAGCCCGAAGTGGATCTTTCAGATTTTCCCAATTGTGGAGTTATCTCACGGGTTCACGCCCAGATTCGTTACGATGGAAACGAATACTATATCCAAGATCTGAACAGTTCTAACGGCACTTTCATTAATAAATATCCACTTATACCAGGTGTTTGGTACAAATTAAAATCAGGTCTTCACATTAGTTTTGGTCGGCGAAACGCGATCGCATTCATGTTTCAGCTTGATTAGTAGGTTTTTTCCTTAAAAGGGAGAGGTTGATTCATCAAAATAAGCGAACAGGTTTGGAATTAAGACGGGCAGCAATAGATGTTACCCGCTTGACTACAGAAATCATATTTTGATAATCAGGTGCCTCTGCGTTTGGTAGATATTTAACATCTTGAACCAAATTAGGAGGAGCATCTCTCATATAATCGCGAATCCTTTCTTGACGATTTCTTTCAACATCAGGTCCAATCAAAACAGCACCTGGTGGAACATTTTGAGAGTCGAAGAATAATATGCGAAATGCATTACCTAATTTTGTTCTATACAAATTAAATTCCTCTAGGGAAATAGCACCAGCAGCAGCCTTTCCTTGTGCCACCCATTCAAGCACTGTTTCTGGTGTAGGAGCAAATAGGATTTCTGCCAATGTTAAACCAAAAAGATTGTACAGGGGAAAATAATATCCAGTGGCGGAACCTGGTTGACCTAGGGCAACTGTTTTCCCTTGTAAATCTTTTAATTGTCGTACAGGACTGTCTTTGCGTACAACAAATACCGAGCGGGAATTACCCTCCATTTGGAGAGGAAAAATTGGTAAATATTGATAGTTAGCACTTGCAATTGCTGCCAAACCTGGAGGAGCAAAAACTAATGACCAACTACGATGCTGAATGCGTTCAATTGCTATCTTTTCATTAAAAGCTGGCTCTAATTGAATAAGTGCCCTTGCTTTTTTACCCAAATATTCACGGAAGCGAGCAAACCGTTCTATTGCTTGTTTTCCTTCTCCATAGCTAATTACACCAATAACTAACTCAAGTTGATTTGCTGTTTCTTCTCTTGCACAGGCAGAGGTGAAGAGCAGTACCTGCAAAATAAATAAACGTCGGGAAAGTTGGGATGACATCAACATATTTTAGGAAATAATTTTTCTAAGCGAATCAAAATATAGCATGGATAAATTTTTCTAAGCAATTTTTATGTCAATCAGGTTCGGATGAGAACCGTAAAAAACCCGCAACCCACCTGAGGGCATCCCTCTCACAACTTGGCACAGAGGTAGGGAAGCCAGTGCGTTGGGTGTTTCTCCAAGTGTGCATTCCTTGCGTAATGAGAGAAGTTTTGATAAATGATTCAGGGAAATTGATATAATAATTAGGTAAAAATTTAGGAAAATCTTATAATATATGAAATTAGATTTTGATTGATTGTCTGCCATTTATATATAACAGGTGTATATTCAGCAAAAAAATCATGAAAATAGGAACTAAAGTTAATCTAATTTTAATAATGGTTTTTATCAGCGGTATTTTCATTAGTGGTATCGCTTTATCAAATGTACTTCAAACAAAAGCACAGGATGAGGTAAGTTCTAAAGCCTTGATTCTCATGCAAATCGCCAATTCGGTTAGAGATTATACCAACGAGCGTGTACAACCCTTATTGTTGCCAAAAGTGGACACTCAAGAGCAGTTCATTCCAGAATCCATACCATCATTTACCGTTAGAGAGGTGTTTGAAAAATTTCGTAAAAACAAAGAATATGGGAATTTTTTATACAAAGATGCCACTCTGAATCCAACAAATCTGCGAGATAAAGCTGACGAATTTGAAGCTGAGATTGTTGAACGATTTCGTAAAGAACCTGGTAATAAAAGCGACTCTGGTTTCCGGACTATGTCTGGAGAAAAATTGTTTTATAGCGCCCGACCTTTTGCTATTCAGGACAAGAGTTGTCTTCGTTGTCATACCACTCCCGAATTAGCTCCAAAAAGTCAAATAGCGACTTACGGAAAAGACAATGGTTTTGGATGGAAGCTCAATCAAGTTCTGGGAGCCCAAATGGTTTATGTTCCGGCTGAAGACATTTTAAAAACTGCTAATCAGTCATTGCTTCTTGTCCTAGCAATTGTCGGAATTATTTTTACAGCCATCGTTATTATCATGAATCAGTTGTTGAGAAAGACTGTACTATTGCGTATTAAAAAAATTGCAACTGTGGCAGAACAAGTTAGCGTTGGTGATATGAATGCCGATTTTGGGAAACAATCTAAAGATGAAATTGGGGATTTAGCAGAAGCTTTCAATCGGATGAAGTATAGTTTAGAAATTGCTTTTAATATGTTAAACAAGAATCAGAAGTAGATGGATTGGAATAATATTTTAATCCGTCAGCTTATATTTAGAAAGCAGATTTTGCATAAGAAATCGGCTTTTTTTTCTTTATGATTTGTGGTCCAATAATTTGAAAAAGCGCTGTAATACCCAGTTTTATTTCAATACGGTTCAGTTAAGGATTTTTGGTGAGATTCGGTGAGGTGTAGAGACGCGCCATGGCGCGTCTCTACATTGCCGTGCTGATAACTGTTTTGGTCTTATCTGAACGGTATTGAGTTTTATTTAACCAAGCAGACGCCGCTCAAACTCTATAGCCAGTTTTGTTTCGGGAATTTCCTTTGCCAACTTTCTGACAAATTCTGCTAAGGAAATTTGTGGGTGAGATTGCAAAACCTTTTTAATGATCAAATTAGCGATCGGACCAACTGAATAAGCCAACTCACGCTCGCATTTACTGATAAATTTGGCATCGATGATTTGATTTTC
The sequence above is a segment of the Mastigocladopsis repens PCC 10914 genome. Coding sequences within it:
- a CDS encoding cytochrome P450, producing MTSSTIERLNPFIREVIQDPYTVYRRYREEDPVHWGVSANPQLPGAWYIFRYDDVMKVMEDRRFGRETLNEREDVETTPVPTAYNAFLSLVSNWIVFREPPNHTRLKSLASKAFTPKIVENIRPAIYEIADNLLDKVQNRGELDLVEEFAFPLPTKVVAIMLGADPEDLPLFREWALAMQHASASRLKPPPEVYERANEAAQAFVDYFTPLITERRANPREDLISALVKAADEGDKLSDFEIVATCTHLLTAGHETTINLIAKGALALLYHPEVLKKLRSHPELIPGAIEEFVRYDTPIQMVTRWAYEDVEVGGKLIRRGDSVGVMLGSANRDPAQFKNPDVLDIQRQDNKHSAYGGGIHYCLGSTLARAEGQIAINVLLNRLPDLRLAQENIEWANNIVFHGPNHLQVAFRKPAIA
- a CDS encoding VOC family protein yields the protein MSLIQGLTKAIVYVKDIDKQVNFYRDQLGLEVKSFKSIEGRNDKQWVEFATGECTLVLHGNLETQHGKDRPKLAFHVDDFETAYHTLTERGVQLSPVRSPSPGLKIAEGLDPEGNPFTIDCQE
- a CDS encoding cytochrome P450; the encoded protein is MIGQHSTEPEKKTCPHLGEAYQPFVNPQLEDPYSFYKRARVEEPLFYSPLLNGYVATRYDDILTILKDPARFSSADTLSPIVEFTPEVFQVLRQGFPLVRDLVNSDGEEHKRLRAPFMKVFAPERLEAMEDSIRAIANKLVDNFVNDGQADIISQFAYPLPLEAILTMYGIPLDRMAELKQWCYDMNALISSPLTPEEQVQCARSMVAMQHFVAGLIEGRRNAPRNDLISNVITSDLNMPELVRILVGLIQAGHKTSSHLIGNALKHLLERPQLWQAICDDPSLIPAALEEVLRYDAPVPAMSRTTTQDLELAGVQLPKGTRIFLMYASANRDETKYSDSDRYDIERFKQAQANHLAFGHGVHHCIGSNLARREARIALEILSSRLTNLRLRPNQELTHVPTMIFRGFTDLFVEWDIPQKG
- a CDS encoding peptidoglycan-binding domain-containing protein, with product MSQPPMLQHGSTGADVERLQRDLSQLGYQVGVDGIFGEATANAVKKFQQDHNLTVDGIVGPQTGRQLGAALA
- a CDS encoding MFS transporter; protein product: MNNARIQSQPKSTTNIFQDKNFYIVNFVTLMGILGGTLFNPALPTIQQFFQVTTDQVSWTATIFQLPGAIITPIFGILADVLGRKQVLIPSLLVFALGAGLSGWTSNFTAHLGGRLLQGVGAASLEPLQLTVIGDLYRGRTLGTAMALNAGLIGMSGALFPLIGGVLGGFGWRYTFLPGLLAIPVAFLVLVTLRLPRRPQNAEKFELKSYLQSTWSSINNRHVLGLLFAVMSLFLLQTLCLTFIPFLAVNKFRTSEAINGILLTSMSIALAVFAAQLGRLTQNLSEIKLIKLSFILFAIALLILPIIPNFWLLFIPLLLLGAAQGIALPSSQALLAGLSVQESRAGFMAVNTSIMSWGQTLGPFLGSIAVRFWGIQSVFYTSAIFSLISFAVFNYFLTTKVFDFTAKTIHLQVPPVRNEQSISSSPFPASPAIVQKPIAQLLHLETDRVIELPEDFQVINIGKSSDRIKPEVDLSDFPNCGVISRVHAQIRYDGNEYYIQDLNSSNGTFINKYPLIPGVWYKLKSGLHISFGRRNAIAFMFQLD
- a CDS encoding phosphate/phosphite/phosphonate ABC transporter substrate-binding protein, which codes for MSSQLSRRLFILQVLLFTSACAREETANQLELVIGVISYGEGKQAIERFARFREYLGKKARALIQLEPAFNEKIAIERIQHRSWSLVFAPPGLAAIASANYQYLPIFPLQMEGNSRSVFVVRKDSPVRQLKDLQGKTVALGQPGSATGYYFPLYNLFGLTLAEILFAPTPETVLEWVAQGKAAAGAISLEEFNLYRTKLGNAFRILFFDSQNVPPGAVLIGPDVERNRQERIRDYMRDAPPNLVQDVKYLPNAEAPDYQNMISVVKRVTSIAARLNSKPVRLF
- a CDS encoding c-type heme family protein, yielding MKIGTKVNLILIMVFISGIFISGIALSNVLQTKAQDEVSSKALILMQIANSVRDYTNERVQPLLLPKVDTQEQFIPESIPSFTVREVFEKFRKNKEYGNFLYKDATLNPTNLRDKADEFEAEIVERFRKEPGNKSDSGFRTMSGEKLFYSARPFAIQDKSCLRCHTTPELAPKSQIATYGKDNGFGWKLNQVLGAQMVYVPAEDILKTANQSLLLVLAIVGIIFTAIVIIMNQLLRKTVLLRIKKIATVAEQVSVGDMNADFGKQSKDEIGDLAEAFNRMKYSLEIAFNMLNKNQK